A DNA window from Mycosarcoma maydis chromosome 12, whole genome shotgun sequence contains the following coding sequences:
- a CDS encoding Dik6 virulence factor — protein sequence MAAATIADLDAPERIPSLLHSIDPNSMIFLHRGQTRLQLAKALSTVVYAPLPHSSRIWLVASEFEVILTFLVCAIMLYKKRALGHFWIFTKRTSQNGSFVVSNAVFTLVLGVASYLFAWDSLAMIISSFSFANISTMQWWCVIPLPWLPLVVSAYISIHGFTVGCSPRSPLSVINSHAGTAHKRWYYVPIGKSPIILNTLLVLPCVLFTISSIALVAMSCNTFFRAKAFAHHHLSPDLLHQMQDSAAGHPTSLPNPDDLASDELVWLARNVAARYMDVHRYVCINLAIFAAAAISIFIPCIGYGIPNVVHLVDHACSRYPQPLPASCKSFPRKLWFLVTKGKPVSSHSTTHLNLGSWKMTILAVIYVSILVVCVPLFGFIPIFIICDTFPHRVQTGNLVPPILHAVLAASIITILSCTFVALFCCVSTLDPLFRAAIGLNMLRTHVPIDIHVEVHQSRAEEHDLTLSPTFVSKDPTMQASRKTSLKIKTLTTMPSNSTLSSMSKPSTLSGSSDQTFKG from the coding sequence ATGGCAGCAGCTACGATTGCCGACTTGGATGCACCAGAGCGCATtccatcgctgctgcattCCATCGATCCAAATAGCATGATCTTCCTCCATCGCGGTCAGACACGCTTGCAGCTTGCTAAAGCGCTCTCGACCGTAGTGTATGCACCCCTTCCGCACTCGTCCCGCATTTGGCTTGTGGCCAGCGAGTTCGAAGTCATCTTGACCTTTCTTGTTTGTGCGATCATGCTCTACAAAAAGCGAGCCTTGGGTCATTTCTGGATCTTCACTAAACGCACTTCGCAGAACGGTAGCTTTGTTGTTTCCAACGCCGTCTTCACGCTCGTTCTTGGTGTGGCGAGCTACCTATTTGCATGGGATTCCCTTGCCATGATCATTTCCTCGTTCTCCTTTGCCAACATTTCAACCATGCAGTGGTGGTGCGTCATCCCTCTACCTTGGCTTCCGTTGGTCGTGAGTGCCTACATCAGCATTCACGGCTTTACGGTAGGTTGCAGCCCCCGTTCACCTCTTTCTGTCATCAACTCTCACGCGGGAACCGCCCACAAGAGGTGGTACTATGTCCCCATCGGAAAAAGCCCTATTATCCTCAATACCTTGCTTGTCCTTCCTTGCGTGCTTTTCACGATCAGCTccatcgctctcgtcgccatGTCATGTAATACCTTCTTCCGTGCAAAGGCATttgctcatcatcacctTTCGCCAGACCTGTTGCATCAGATGCAAGATTCAGCTGCTGGCCATCCCACCTCTCTTCCCAATCCTGATGACCTTGCTTCggacgagcttgtctgGCTCGCACGCAACGTGGCCGCGCGGTACATGGATGTCCATCGATACGTCTGCATCAACCTGGCTATTTTTGCAGCCGCGGCGATTTCCATCTTCATACCTTGTATCGGTTACGGCATTCCAAAcgtcgtccatctcgtcgaccatGCGTGCTCTCGCTATCCTCAGCCATTGCCTGCATCGTGCAAGAGCTTTCCGCGTAAGCTTTGGTTCCTCGTGACCAAGGGGAAGCCCGTGTCGTCGCATAGCACCACACACCTCAATCTCGGCAGTTGGAAGATGACCATCCTCGCTGTGATATATGTGTCTATCCTCGTGGTCTGCGTACCTTTGTTTGGCTTTATTCCGATATTCATAATTTGTGATACTTTCCCTCACCGCGTCCAGACGGGAAACCTTGTTCCACCCATCCTTCACGCCGTCCTAGCTGCGTCGATCATCACGATCCTTTCGTGCACTTTCGTCGCATTGTTTTGCTGTGTTTCGACGCTCGATCCGCTCTTCCGCGCTGCCATCGGTCTCAACATGCTTCGCACACATGTTCCCATCGACATTCATGTAGAGGTCCatcaaagtcgagctgAGGAGCACGACCTGACCCTATCGCCAACTTTCGTGTCAAAGGATCCGACAATGCAAGCATCGCGCAAGACCAGCCTTaagatcaagacgctcaccACCATGCCGTCCAACAGTACTTTATCCAGCATGTCAAAGCCCTCTACATTATCCGGATCGTCCGATCAAACATTCAAGGGCTAG